A single genomic interval of Corylus avellana chromosome ca10, CavTom2PMs-1.0 harbors:
- the LOC132163903 gene encoding aluminum-activated malate transporter 8-like has product MNIDSSVSHENAGAFTRAWGWLKALPEKLWGKVVDVAKKMKKLGEDDPRRIIHSLKVGLALTLVSLFYYIRPLYDGFGVNAIWAVLTVTLVFEFSVGATLGKGLNRMLATLSAGALGVGVHSLATLSGDQIGQAIVIGFFVFLTASTVTFVRFIPAMKARYDYGLMIFILTFCLLSISSYREDEVLEMAHQRLTTIIIGCSIAIVICICICPVWIGVNLHNLEATNMEKLGNFLEGFGGEYFNIPGGPSMDESFLQGYKSILTSKDTEEAMANLARWELWHYRFGFRHPWKQYLKIGSLSRQCAYKVDALNSYLSSKIQTPNEFQSKIQEPCTKICTESGKALKELASELKKMTQPTLVNRHITNSKIAAENLKSLLNTTCLCENDSLQEIIPTAAIALILMEIVPCIEKISEAFHELASLARFERVDGARVSP; this is encoded by the exons ATGAATATTGATTCTAGTGTAAGTCATGAAAATGCTGGAGCTTTCACTCGTGCATGGGGATGGCTCAAGGCCTTGCCTGAGAAGTTATGGGGAAAGGTAGTAGATGTTgcaaagaagatgaagaaactTGGAGAAGATGATCCACGAAGAATTATCCATTCCCTAAAAGTAGGGCTGGCTCTCACCTTGGTTTCCTTGTTCTACTACATCCGACCACTCTACGATGGTTTTGGTGTCAATGCAATATGGGCTGTTTTAACTGTCACTCTTGTCTTCGAGTTTTCTGTTG GAGCAACACTGGGAAAAGGCTTAAACAGGATGCTGGCAACCTTATCAGCTGGTGCTCTAGGTGTTGGAGTCCATTCCCTAGCAACTCTGTCGGGTGATCAGATAGGACAGGCCATAGTAATTGGGTTCTTTGTCTTTCTGACAG CTTCTACAGTAACATTTGTGAGATTCATTCCTGCAATGAAGGCAAGATACGATTATGGGCTGATGATATTCATATTGACCTTCTGCTTGTTATCTATTTCGAGTTATCGAGAGGATGAGGTGCTAGAGATGGCCCATCAGAGGCTAACCACAATCATCATTGGTTGCTCTATTGCAATCGTTATATGCATCTGTATATGCCCTGTTTGGATTGGTGTGAATCTTCACAATCTCGAGGCTACCAACATGGAAAAGCTTGGGAATTTCTTAGAAG GATTTGGGGGTGAATACTTCAACATACCAGGAGGGCCGTCCATGGATGAATCATTTCTTCAAGGGTATAAAAGCATTCTCACTTCAAAAGACACCGAAGAAGCTATG GCTAATCTAGCAAGATGGGAACTGTGGCACTATCGTTTTGGGTTCCGACATCCTTGGAAACAATACCTTAAAATTGGATCCCTTAGTAGGCAATGTGCCTACAAAGTTGATGCTCTTAACAGCTACCTTAGCTCTAAGATCCAG ACACCCAATGAGTTCCAAAGCAAAATTCAAGAGCCATGCACAAAGATTTGCACAGAATCAGGGAAAGCACTGAAGGAATTAGCATCAGAGCTCAAAAAAATGACCCAGCCAACATTAGTTAATCGCCATATTACAAACTCAAAAATCGCCGCGGAGAACCTGAAATCCTTGCTCAATACAACCTGCCTTTGTGAAAATGATAGTCTCCAGGAGATCATTCCAACTGCTGCAATTGCTTTAATCCTAATGGAAATTGTGCCATGCATCGAGAAGATCTCTGAGGCCTTTCATGAATTAGCCTCTCTTGCACGTTTCGAGAGGGTGGACGGCGCCAGAGTGTCACCATAg